In the Corynebacterium gerontici genome, one interval contains:
- the metH gene encoding methionine synthase — translation MTTATQSPFLQALQHHVLIGDGAMGTQLQGFDLDIDQDFLGLEGCNEILNHTRPDVVASIHRAYFEAGADLVETNTFGCNLPNLADYDIADRCRELAFKGANIAREVADEMEPGREGLRRFVVGSMGPGTKLPSLGHAPFGDLRDHYREAALGMVEGGVDAILIETAQDLLQVKAAVHGCKQAFDALGRSVPLICHVTVETTGTMLLGSEIGAALTAIEPLGVDMIGLNCATGPDEMSEHLRYLSQNANMPVSVMPNAGLPELGPNGAVYPLGPSELADALYRFVEDYGLAMVGGCCGTTPEHITAVRDRIVGNATQAQRHAEPLDAVSSLYSSVPLTHDTGITMIGERTNANGSKAFREAILSGDWETCIEIAKQQTRDGAHMVDLCVDYVGRDGTQDMSQLASLLATSSTLPVMIDSTEPEVIRVGLEHFGGRCAVNSVNFEDGDGPDSRYQKIMRLVQLHGAAVVALTIDEEGQARTAEDKIRIAERLIEDITTTWGLDERDIIVDCLTFPISTGQEETRRDGIETIEAIRELKRRHPNIHTTLGLSNISFGLNPAARQVLNSVFLHECVQAGLDSAIAHSSKILPMNRIDERQREVALDMVYDRRRKDYDPLQTFMELFEGVSAASSKDARAEALAAMPLFERIAQRVIDGEKNGIEDDLKAGMEQKTPLQIINEDLLAGMKTVGELFGSGQMQLPFVLQSAETMKHAVAHLEQFMEAKDDSGSNGTIVIATVKGDVHDIGKNLVDIILSNNGFNVVNIGIKQPISNILEAAEKHNAHAIGMSGLLVKSTVIMKENLQEMNAVSKAHFPVILGGAALTRAYVEDDLAEVYEGEVHYAKDAFESLRLMQEFMARINGESIEVDAEELAAIEKKRAERKARRERSQQIAEKRKAEAQPVEVPQRSEVAPDVPVATPPFWGTRVVKGIALAEFLPTLDERALFMGRWGLKATRGGEGPSYEELVETDGRPRLRYWLDRLKAEGILDHAALVYGYFPAVSKGNTVILLAEPDPNAEEIARFEFPRQQRGKFLCIADFIRDRALAQQTGQVDVFPMQLVTMGQPIADFANKLFAEDNYRDYLEVHGVGVQLTEALAEYWHARIRHDLQLADGTRASDEDAANPERFFNLDYRGARYSFGYGSCPELEDRRTLVALLKPERLGVRLSEELQLHPEQSTDAFVLYHPEAKYFNV, via the coding sequence ATGACTACCGCGACGCAATCCCCGTTTCTCCAAGCCCTTCAACACCATGTGCTCATTGGCGATGGCGCTATGGGTACGCAACTGCAAGGTTTCGACCTTGACATCGACCAAGACTTCCTTGGTCTTGAGGGCTGCAATGAGATTTTGAATCACACCCGCCCCGACGTGGTGGCGAGTATCCACCGCGCGTACTTCGAGGCTGGGGCCGACCTGGTAGAAACCAATACCTTCGGTTGCAATCTTCCAAACTTGGCAGATTATGACATTGCGGATCGCTGCCGGGAACTTGCGTTTAAGGGCGCGAACATTGCCCGCGAAGTCGCCGATGAGATGGAACCGGGCCGCGAAGGACTGCGCCGTTTTGTCGTTGGCTCGATGGGACCCGGCACCAAGCTTCCATCGCTGGGTCACGCCCCATTCGGGGATCTCCGGGATCATTATCGCGAGGCCGCGCTTGGCATGGTTGAAGGTGGCGTCGACGCCATTTTGATCGAAACTGCCCAGGACCTATTGCAGGTCAAGGCAGCGGTGCATGGCTGCAAGCAGGCCTTCGATGCACTCGGGCGCTCGGTTCCGCTGATTTGCCACGTCACGGTCGAAACCACTGGCACGATGTTGTTGGGGTCTGAAATTGGTGCGGCACTCACCGCCATTGAGCCGCTCGGAGTGGACATGATCGGCCTGAACTGTGCCACCGGTCCCGATGAGATGAGCGAGCACCTTCGCTACCTCTCGCAGAACGCGAACATGCCCGTCTCAGTGATGCCCAACGCGGGGCTTCCGGAGCTCGGACCCAATGGCGCCGTGTATCCACTTGGTCCCAGCGAGCTTGCCGACGCCCTTTACCGCTTCGTTGAGGACTATGGCTTGGCCATGGTGGGTGGTTGCTGTGGCACTACTCCTGAGCACATCACCGCAGTGCGAGATCGGATCGTTGGCAATGCTACCCAGGCGCAACGACACGCCGAGCCGCTCGACGCAGTGTCTTCGCTGTACAGCAGCGTGCCGCTGACGCACGACACCGGCATCACCATGATTGGCGAACGTACCAATGCCAATGGCTCAAAGGCCTTTCGCGAAGCCATCCTGAGCGGCGATTGGGAAACCTGCATCGAGATTGCCAAGCAGCAGACTCGCGACGGTGCACACATGGTGGATCTTTGCGTTGACTATGTGGGACGCGATGGCACCCAAGACATGTCTCAACTCGCATCTTTGCTGGCCACCAGTTCCACGCTGCCCGTGATGATTGACTCCACCGAGCCTGAAGTGATCCGCGTCGGCCTCGAACACTTCGGAGGTCGCTGCGCGGTGAATTCGGTGAACTTCGAAGACGGCGACGGTCCCGATTCGCGCTATCAAAAAATCATGCGCCTGGTGCAACTGCACGGAGCTGCTGTTGTGGCGCTCACCATTGATGAGGAAGGCCAGGCACGCACAGCCGAAGACAAGATCCGTATTGCCGAGCGCCTCATCGAAGACATCACAACCACATGGGGCCTCGATGAGCGCGACATCATCGTCGATTGCCTCACGTTCCCCATTTCTACAGGGCAAGAGGAGACTCGTCGCGATGGCATCGAGACCATCGAAGCGATCCGAGAACTCAAGCGGCGTCACCCAAATATTCACACCACTTTGGGGCTTTCCAACATCTCATTTGGCCTCAATCCCGCTGCGCGCCAGGTACTGAATTCGGTATTTTTGCATGAGTGTGTGCAGGCCGGTTTGGATTCAGCCATTGCCCATAGCTCCAAGATCTTGCCAATGAACCGGATCGATGAGCGCCAGCGCGAAGTTGCGCTCGACATGGTTTATGATCGCCGCCGCAAAGATTACGATCCGCTGCAGACCTTTATGGAGCTCTTCGAAGGCGTATCGGCGGCTTCATCCAAGGACGCACGAGCCGAAGCGCTGGCTGCAATGCCCTTGTTTGAGCGCATCGCGCAGCGCGTGATCGATGGCGAGAAGAACGGCATTGAGGATGATCTTAAAGCCGGTATGGAGCAGAAGACTCCGCTGCAGATCATTAACGAAGACCTGCTCGCGGGCATGAAGACGGTGGGTGAGTTGTTCGGCTCCGGACAGATGCAACTGCCGTTCGTGCTGCAGTCCGCTGAGACGATGAAGCATGCAGTCGCACACCTGGAGCAGTTCATGGAAGCCAAGGACGATTCTGGATCGAATGGCACGATCGTTATTGCCACAGTCAAGGGCGACGTACATGACATTGGCAAAAACTTGGTGGACATTATCTTGTCCAACAACGGCTTCAACGTGGTCAATATCGGTATTAAGCAGCCAATTTCCAACATCCTTGAAGCTGCTGAGAAGCACAACGCGCATGCCATCGGCATGTCTGGTCTTCTAGTCAAGTCCACGGTGATCATGAAGGAAAACCTTCAGGAGATGAACGCGGTGTCCAAAGCGCACTTCCCCGTGATTCTTGGCGGGGCTGCACTCACCCGGGCCTATGTCGAAGATGACCTTGCAGAGGTGTATGAGGGCGAAGTGCACTACGCCAAGGACGCCTTCGAATCGCTGCGTCTAATGCAAGAGTTCATGGCGCGGATCAATGGTGAGTCCATTGAGGTTGATGCTGAGGAACTGGCCGCAATAGAGAAGAAACGCGCAGAGCGCAAGGCTCGACGTGAGCGCTCCCAGCAGATTGCCGAAAAGCGCAAGGCAGAGGCCCAACCGGTAGAGGTTCCGCAGCGTTCGGAGGTTGCCCCCGATGTCCCTGTGGCAACGCCGCCTTTCTGGGGTACCCGAGTGGTCAAGGGCATTGCGCTGGCAGAATTCCTACCAACCTTGGATGAGCGCGCGCTATTTATGGGGCGCTGGGGACTCAAGGCCACGCGCGGCGGAGAAGGCCCAAGCTACGAAGAGCTCGTGGAAACTGACGGGCGTCCACGCCTGCGCTATTGGCTTGATCGTCTCAAAGCCGAAGGCATCCTCGATCACGCCGCACTGGTGTATGGCTACTTTCCCGCGGTTTCAAAAGGAAATACCGTCATCTTGTTGGCCGAGCCTGATCCCAACGCGGAGGAAATCGCGCGCTTTGAGTTCCCTCGTCAGCAGCGGGGCAAATTCCTCTGTATCGCCGATTTCATTCGTGACCGTGCCCTAGCTCAGCAGACTGGACAAGTTGATGTGTTCCCCATGCAGCTTGTCACCATGGGCCAACCGATCGCAGACTTCGCCAATAAGCTTTTTGCCGAGGATAACTACCGCGATTATCTCGAGGTTCACGGCGTGGGTGTACAGCTCACCGAGGCGCTGGCCGAATATTGGCATGCTCGAATCCGCCATGACTTGCAGCTCGCCGACGGCACCCGCGCCAGCGATGAAGACGCGGCCAACCCCGAGCGTTTTTTCAATTTGGATTACCGAGGGGCCCGATATTCCTTCGGTTATGGCTCATGCCCGGAACTGGAGGATCGACGCACGCTCGTCGCTTTACTCAAGCCCGAGCGGCTTGGAGTTCGCCTGAGTGAGGAGCTGCAACTTCACCCTGAGCAATCCACGGACGCATTCGTGCTCTATCACCCGGAGGCCAAGTACTTCAATGTTTAA
- the hisG gene encoding ATP phosphoribosyltransferase: protein MLKVAIPNKGSLSEAAVEILREAGYPGRGESKMLTILDKTNDVEFFFLRPKDIAIYVAGGQLDLGITGRDLAADSRAEVEEVMTLGFGASTFRYAAPAGQQWSVEKLEGKRIATSYPNLVRSDLARRGIEATVIRLDGAVEISIKLGVADAIADVVSTGRTLRKQGLEPFGEALVDSEAVVVGRKGVAVNQEQKVFLARLQGILHAQRYLMLDYNVDAKHLEEARGITPGVTGPTVSPLAREGWVAVRAMVPKAEANHIMDALVDIGAEAILASDIRIARV, encoded by the coding sequence GTGCTCAAGGTTGCAATTCCCAACAAAGGCTCGCTTTCAGAGGCTGCCGTAGAGATTCTCCGCGAGGCTGGATATCCCGGCCGGGGCGAATCCAAGATGCTTACCATTTTGGATAAGACCAATGATGTCGAGTTTTTCTTCTTGCGCCCCAAAGATATCGCGATCTATGTGGCTGGCGGTCAACTTGACCTCGGCATCACCGGACGAGACCTCGCTGCGGATTCCAGGGCGGAGGTTGAGGAAGTGATGACGCTCGGCTTCGGCGCATCAACGTTCCGCTATGCGGCCCCCGCTGGGCAACAGTGGAGCGTCGAAAAGCTTGAAGGTAAGCGCATTGCCACCTCCTATCCCAACTTGGTGCGATCTGATCTGGCACGCCGGGGGATTGAAGCAACGGTGATTCGCCTGGACGGTGCCGTGGAAATTTCCATCAAGCTGGGCGTAGCAGATGCAATCGCCGATGTCGTCTCAACCGGGAGAACCCTGCGAAAACAAGGTCTCGAACCATTCGGAGAAGCCCTCGTGGACTCCGAGGCAGTGGTGGTTGGGCGCAAGGGTGTCGCGGTCAACCAGGAGCAGAAAGTATTTCTGGCCAGGCTGCAAGGCATCCTGCACGCGCAGCGCTACCTGATGTTGGATTACAACGTGGACGCAAAGCACTTGGAGGAAGCTCGGGGGATCACTCCCGGTGTAACAGGTCCCACGGTATCCCCATTGGCCCGCGAGGGATGGGTGGCGGTGCGCGCGATGGTGCCGAAAGCCGAGGCGAACCACATTATGGATGCTCTGGTTGACATCGGGGCGGAGGCCATCCTGGCTTCAGATATTCGAATCGCCCGCGTGTAA
- the aspA gene encoding aspartate ammonia-lyase: MRIEEDLLGQMEIPNDAYYGIHTMRAVENYQISRTTINHVPEFIRGMVSVKKAAARANRRLHVLPKEKAEAIEWACDQILIEGRCMDQFPIDVFQGGAGTSLNMNTNEVVANLALEYLGKPKGAYDVINPNDDVNMSQSTNDAYPTGFRLGVYACMLKLIDEINALEQAFRAKGSEFVDILKMGRTQLQDAVPMTLGEEFQAFAHNLAEEQSVLRDAADRLLEINLGATAIGTGLNTPAGYRHQVTATLSEVTGLEMKSARDLIEATSDTGAYVLAHSAVKRAAMKMSKICNDLRLLSSGPTAGLHEINLPPRAAGSSIMPAKVNPVIPEVCNQVCFKVFGNDLTVTMAAEAGQLQLNVMEPVIGEALFQSTRILANAASTLRSKCVEGITANAEVCRAYVENSIGIVTYLNPFIGHHQGDLIGKEAAATGKSVRELVLEKGLMSKELLDQVLSTENLMHPTFRGTLYLEN; the protein is encoded by the coding sequence GTGCGCATCGAGGAAGATCTGCTTGGTCAGATGGAGATCCCGAACGACGCCTATTACGGCATCCACACCATGCGCGCTGTAGAGAACTATCAAATCTCTCGCACCACCATCAATCATGTGCCTGAATTCATCCGCGGCATGGTGTCGGTGAAGAAGGCTGCGGCGCGCGCTAACCGCCGCCTCCACGTACTGCCGAAGGAAAAGGCCGAAGCTATCGAATGGGCCTGCGATCAAATCCTGATCGAGGGCCGCTGCATGGATCAGTTCCCGATCGACGTATTCCAAGGCGGCGCGGGCACCAGCTTGAACATGAACACCAACGAGGTGGTGGCCAACCTCGCCCTCGAATATTTGGGCAAGCCAAAAGGTGCCTATGACGTCATCAATCCTAACGATGACGTCAACATGAGCCAGTCCACCAATGACGCATATCCAACAGGTTTCCGTCTTGGTGTGTACGCCTGCATGCTCAAGCTTATCGACGAAATCAACGCCCTTGAGCAGGCTTTCCGTGCCAAAGGTTCGGAGTTCGTTGACATTTTGAAGATGGGCCGTACCCAGCTCCAGGACGCAGTGCCCATGACCCTTGGAGAAGAATTCCAGGCATTCGCGCACAACCTCGCCGAGGAACAAAGTGTGCTGCGTGACGCCGCAGACCGTCTGTTGGAGATCAACCTTGGTGCCACAGCCATCGGCACCGGTTTGAACACCCCCGCGGGGTATCGTCATCAGGTCACCGCTACCTTGTCGGAGGTCACCGGGCTGGAGATGAAGTCCGCTCGCGACTTGATCGAGGCCACCTCCGATACCGGCGCTTATGTGCTCGCGCACTCCGCAGTCAAACGCGCGGCGATGAAGATGTCGAAAATCTGCAATGACCTCCGCCTGCTCTCATCTGGCCCTACAGCTGGTCTGCATGAGATCAATCTGCCGCCGCGCGCTGCCGGTTCTTCCATCATGCCCGCGAAGGTCAATCCGGTGATCCCTGAGGTCTGCAACCAGGTGTGCTTTAAGGTCTTTGGCAATGATCTCACCGTGACCATGGCGGCCGAGGCTGGCCAGTTGCAGCTTAATGTGATGGAGCCAGTGATCGGCGAGGCACTGTTCCAGTCAACGCGCATTTTGGCTAATGCAGCCAGCACGCTGCGCAGCAAATGCGTTGAAGGCATCACCGCCAACGCCGAGGTGTGCCGTGCCTATGTCGAAAACTCCATCGGCATCGTCACGTACCTCAATCCATTCATTGGGCATCACCAAGGTGATCTCATTGGTAAGGAGGCGGCCGCCACCGGTAAGTCTGTCCGCGAACTCGTCCTAGAGAAGGGATTGATGAGCAAGGAGCTGCTGGATCAAGTCTTAAGCACCGAAAACCTGATGCACCCAACCTTTAGGGGAACGCTCTACCTCGAAAACTAG
- a CDS encoding phosphoribosyl-ATP diphosphatase, which yields MKNFDTLFKELAQRAEERPEGSGTVRALDSGIHTLGKKVIEEAGEVWLAAEYESNDALAEEISQLLYWSQVIMLKRGLTPEDIYKYL from the coding sequence GTGAAAAACTTCGACACGCTTTTTAAAGAGCTCGCCCAACGCGCAGAGGAACGCCCAGAAGGTTCGGGTACCGTTCGAGCACTCGATTCAGGGATCCACACCCTCGGCAAGAAGGTGATCGAGGAGGCCGGAGAAGTCTGGCTTGCTGCAGAATATGAATCTAATGACGCCCTCGCCGAAGAGATTTCTCAGCTTTTGTACTGGTCGCAGGTGATCATGCTCAAAAGAGGCCTCACGCCAGAAGACATTTACAAGTATCTCTAA
- a CDS encoding HAD family hydrolase, which yields MFNAIVWDMDGTLVDSEPLWAKTTYAMSEAMGKRIPPELQARTVGAAFPFTVRLCAEHAGIKEVNIDYWRWWSHARMQQLFAEELTLRPGVERMLSRLHGAGVPMAIATNTERAVADPAIERIGQALFNHTVCGDEVPRGKPAPDIYLHAAKALGISIERCLVFEDSPAGMQAALSAGATVVGLPEHEEDLVAGAHSMRSICGDIHFDFSEAGELEYWHNALRLGS from the coding sequence ATGTTTAACGCCATCGTGTGGGACATGGACGGAACACTGGTTGATTCAGAACCATTGTGGGCCAAAACCACCTATGCCATGAGCGAGGCGATGGGCAAGCGGATACCGCCGGAGCTCCAAGCAAGAACCGTTGGTGCCGCATTTCCTTTCACCGTGAGGCTTTGCGCTGAGCATGCAGGGATTAAGGAAGTGAACATCGATTATTGGCGGTGGTGGTCCCACGCGCGGATGCAACAACTTTTCGCAGAAGAGCTCACCTTGCGTCCAGGCGTGGAGAGGATGCTTAGCCGCCTGCACGGCGCCGGGGTGCCCATGGCTATCGCCACCAACACCGAGAGAGCAGTCGCAGACCCCGCAATCGAGCGGATCGGTCAAGCCTTGTTCAACCACACCGTGTGTGGAGATGAAGTTCCCAGAGGCAAGCCAGCGCCGGACATTTATCTCCACGCCGCCAAGGCCCTCGGAATCAGTATTGAGAGATGTCTTGTGTTTGAAGATTCTCCGGCGGGGATGCAGGCGGCATTGAGCGCTGGCGCAACCGTGGTGGGCTTGCCAGAACACGAAGAAGATTTAGTAGCAGGTGCGCATTCTATGCGTAGCATTTGTGGCGATATCCACTTTGATTTCAGTGAAGCAGGAGAGCTCGAGTATTGGCACAACGCCCTTAGATTGGGGAGCTAA
- a CDS encoding formate--tetrahydrofolate ligase has translation MQSDVEIAQAHQLDAIDTIAAKLDIPSEAVLPYGNTKAKITIDNAPQRHGKLVLVTGISPTPAGEGKSTVLIGLADAMTKAGHKAVVAIREPSLGPVMGIKGGAAGGGYSQIVPMEDINLHFTGDFHAITSANNTLAAIIDNHIHQGNELGIDVRRITWQRCQDVNDRSLRHVVTGLGGKAQGVPTETGFSITAASEIMAILCLATNLDDLQQRIARVVVAQNFQGEPVTVADLNAQGALTALMRDAINPNLVQTLGGTPALVHGGPFANIAHGCNSLIATDTALRYGDVVLTEAGFGSDLGAEKFFDIKARAGDLNVDAAVIVATIRSLKYNGGVPRDELKNEKVDALRAGVVNLKRHVENIRLFGIEPVVALNEFTFDMPSEREFLQQWAQDEGVTLVPVAAWERGGDGAAELAEAVTRQWDHRSHQLYDPEDGVEASIRTIATKVYHARDVEFSKKANNDLAYIKANGWDTLPVCISKTQYSFSDDPSDLGAAEGHVLHVRELLPRIGAGFVVALTGDVMTMPGLPKRPAAEGIAVKNGTITGLF, from the coding sequence ATGCAATCAGACGTTGAGATCGCACAAGCACACCAACTCGACGCGATCGACACGATCGCGGCGAAGCTCGACATCCCGAGCGAGGCAGTGCTTCCCTATGGCAACACAAAAGCCAAGATCACCATCGACAATGCACCGCAGCGCCACGGCAAGCTGGTGTTGGTCACGGGTATCTCGCCCACTCCTGCAGGAGAAGGCAAGTCCACCGTTTTGATTGGTCTTGCCGATGCGATGACCAAAGCGGGGCACAAGGCGGTCGTGGCAATCCGCGAGCCTTCCCTGGGGCCGGTCATGGGCATCAAAGGCGGTGCCGCCGGCGGTGGGTATTCTCAGATCGTTCCGATGGAAGACATCAATTTGCACTTCACCGGCGATTTTCATGCAATCACTTCTGCCAACAACACGCTGGCGGCCATCATCGATAACCACATCCATCAAGGCAATGAACTCGGCATCGATGTTCGACGCATTACGTGGCAGCGCTGCCAAGACGTCAACGATCGCTCCTTGCGCCACGTAGTAACCGGCCTCGGTGGGAAAGCTCAGGGGGTGCCCACCGAAACTGGGTTCAGCATCACCGCAGCCAGCGAGATTATGGCTATTCTTTGCTTGGCCACCAATCTGGATGATTTGCAGCAACGAATCGCCCGAGTAGTTGTGGCGCAGAACTTCCAAGGCGAACCGGTCACCGTTGCGGATCTCAACGCTCAAGGCGCGCTTACTGCGCTCATGCGCGATGCGATCAACCCCAATTTGGTGCAAACCCTCGGCGGCACTCCCGCGTTGGTGCACGGCGGACCTTTCGCCAACATCGCCCACGGCTGCAATTCGCTCATCGCCACGGACACAGCGCTTCGGTACGGTGACGTCGTACTCACCGAAGCCGGATTCGGTTCCGACCTTGGGGCGGAGAAATTCTTTGATATCAAGGCAAGGGCAGGGGATCTCAACGTTGATGCCGCGGTGATCGTAGCGACTATCCGCTCACTGAAATACAACGGCGGTGTGCCACGTGATGAGCTCAAGAACGAAAAGGTTGACGCGCTGCGCGCAGGGGTAGTGAACCTCAAGCGTCACGTGGAAAACATCCGCTTGTTTGGCATTGAACCAGTGGTGGCCTTGAATGAATTCACCTTTGATATGCCATCTGAGCGCGAATTCCTCCAGCAGTGGGCACAAGACGAAGGCGTGACGTTGGTACCCGTGGCAGCTTGGGAGCGCGGTGGCGATGGTGCCGCTGAACTGGCGGAGGCTGTCACACGGCAATGGGATCATCGATCGCACCAGCTTTATGATCCTGAAGACGGTGTTGAAGCATCAATCCGGACGATCGCCACGAAGGTATATCACGCCAGGGACGTCGAATTTTCCAAGAAGGCTAACAACGACCTCGCTTATATTAAAGCGAATGGCTGGGACACACTGCCGGTGTGCATCTCGAAAACGCAGTACTCCTTCAGCGACGATCCGAGCGATCTCGGCGCCGCTGAAGGCCATGTGCTCCACGTCCGTGAGTTGCTACCCCGCATTGGTGCGGGATTCGTGGTGGCGCTCACCGGTGATGTGATGACGATGCCGGGACTGCCCAAGCGACCGGCCGCCGAAGGCATTGCGGTGAAGAACGGAACGATTACGGGTTTGTTCTAA
- a CDS encoding anaerobic C4-dicarboxylate transporter, whose product MVILHIVIVLAAIILGVRLGSIGIGFAGGLGVLLLGLSGVPVTREDIPFDVIGIIMSVIAAISAMQRAGGMDYLVHVAEKALRKNPKYITYVAPVVTYLMTLFAGTGHTAFSTLPVIVEVSKESGVRPSRPLSVAVPASQMAITASPISAAVVFVASILEPMGVGYLSLLAVAIPATFLSIFPTAWLANRLGKELDNDPVYQERLEKGLVSRPRGEQRYEATGGAKASVWIFLAAIVLVMIYATMISEQVGLISDPALPRNEAIMSMMLAAATAIVLCCKIPADEILKTQVFRSGMSACVCVLGVAWLGTTLINYYIEDIKGFSSELLGAYPWMLAVVLFFAAALLYSQAATAKALLPAALAIGVSPLTVVAAFPAVSALFLLPTYPTLLAAVEMDDTGSTRIGGAVFNHPFIIPGTVSIIIAVALGFLFGTVML is encoded by the coding sequence ATGGTCATTCTCCATATTGTGATCGTCCTCGCAGCCATTATCCTGGGCGTTCGGCTCGGATCCATCGGTATTGGATTTGCCGGTGGACTTGGCGTGCTGTTGCTCGGCCTCAGTGGAGTGCCGGTAACTCGCGAGGACATCCCCTTCGACGTCATCGGCATCATTATGTCGGTCATCGCCGCAATTTCCGCAATGCAACGCGCAGGTGGCATGGACTATCTCGTGCACGTGGCTGAGAAAGCACTGCGCAAGAACCCGAAGTACATCACCTACGTTGCCCCGGTGGTGACGTATTTGATGACGCTCTTCGCCGGCACCGGGCACACAGCGTTTTCTACACTCCCGGTGATCGTGGAGGTGTCCAAGGAATCCGGCGTTCGCCCGTCCCGACCCTTGTCGGTGGCCGTTCCCGCGTCACAGATGGCTATCACCGCTTCTCCAATTTCAGCAGCAGTGGTGTTTGTCGCATCCATCCTCGAACCGATGGGTGTGGGGTATCTTTCCCTGCTCGCTGTGGCTATTCCCGCGACATTCCTTTCGATTTTCCCAACTGCCTGGCTGGCCAATCGCCTTGGCAAGGAGCTTGATAACGATCCTGTGTATCAAGAACGTCTGGAAAAAGGCTTGGTTAGCAGGCCTAGAGGCGAACAGCGCTACGAAGCAACCGGCGGTGCTAAGGCTTCGGTGTGGATCTTTTTGGCCGCCATCGTCCTCGTGATGATCTACGCAACGATGATTTCGGAGCAGGTTGGTTTGATTTCCGATCCAGCCTTGCCCCGCAATGAGGCGATCATGTCCATGATGCTCGCTGCCGCTACGGCGATTGTTCTGTGCTGCAAGATCCCGGCAGATGAAATTTTGAAGACCCAGGTGTTCCGCTCTGGCATGTCGGCATGCGTGTGTGTGCTGGGTGTGGCGTGGCTTGGCACCACCTTGATCAACTACTACATCGAAGACATCAAGGGTTTCTCCAGCGAATTGCTTGGCGCATATCCGTGGATGCTTGCCGTGGTGCTCTTCTTTGCCGCTGCCTTGCTCTATTCTCAGGCCGCCACCGCCAAGGCATTGCTCCCGGCGGCTTTGGCGATTGGTGTGTCGCCTCTGACGGTGGTTGCCGCATTCCCCGCGGTCTCGGCACTCTTCCTGCTGCCCACTTATCCAACGCTGCTGGCAGCAGTGGAAATGGACGATACCGGTTCCACACGGATTGGCGGCGCCGTGTTCAATCACCCATTCATCATTCCCGGTACGGTCAGCATCATCATCGCTGTCGCCTTAGGCTTCCTCTTTGGCACGGTGATGCTCTAA